In the Oryza glaberrima chromosome 6, OglaRS2, whole genome shotgun sequence genome, one interval contains:
- the LOC127776517 gene encoding cytoplasmic 60S subunit biogenesis factor REI1 homolog 1-like isoform X1: MIDTSFSKEAMRKLMGEEAHYRPSFADIEDEDFQCWLNIGLWEYQPRWCKRIKEEDNELVEMESGWAEHHLESFDTKQNLAAYVRALRSCWGFSYEDRLKPHIPVATDRVLPLSLASSYKGMRLVTLQSKEKAARLKSLRAMNKTVENMRTKIGMKNNVIRKLPKNCPY, encoded by the exons ATGATAGATACCAGCTTTTCCAAAGAGGCCATGAGGAAACTCATGGGCGAAGAAGCGCACTACAGGCCAAG TTTTGCTGATATAGAGGATGAGGACTTTCAGTGCTGGCTTAACATTGGCCTTTGGGAATACCAACCAAGGT GGTGTAAGCGGATAAAAGAAGAGGATAATGAGTTAGTTGAGATGGAAAGCGGTTGGGCTGAGCATCATCTCGAGTCTTTTGATACTAAGCAAAATCTTGCAGCTTATGTCAGGGCTCTTCGTTCTTGTTGGGGATTCTCTTACGAAGATCGCCTGAAACCACATATTCCTGTTGCAACGGATCGTGTTCTTCCACTTTCCCTGGCTTCCAG CTACAAGGGAATGCGTTTGGTGACTCTTCAGTCGAAGGAGAAAGCTGCAAGGCTGAAATCTCTCCGAGCGATGAACAAGACTGTGGAGAACATGCGTACCAAGATTGGAATGAAGAACAATGTGATCCGCAAGCTGCCCAAGAACTGCCCATACTAG
- the LOC127776517 gene encoding cytoplasmic 60S subunit biogenesis factor REI1 homolog 1-like isoform X2: MRTFSAGLTLAFGNTNQGCKRIKEEDNELVEMESGWAEHHLESFDTKQNLAAYVRALRSCWGFSYEDRLKPHIPVATDRVLPLSLASSYKGMRLVTLQSKEKAARLKSLRAMNKTVENMRTKIGMKNNVIRKLPKNCPY, translated from the exons ATGAGGACTTTCAGTGCTGGCTTAACATTGGCCTTTGGGAATACCAACCAAG GGTGTAAGCGGATAAAAGAAGAGGATAATGAGTTAGTTGAGATGGAAAGCGGTTGGGCTGAGCATCATCTCGAGTCTTTTGATACTAAGCAAAATCTTGCAGCTTATGTCAGGGCTCTTCGTTCTTGTTGGGGATTCTCTTACGAAGATCGCCTGAAACCACATATTCCTGTTGCAACGGATCGTGTTCTTCCACTTTCCCTGGCTTCCAG CTACAAGGGAATGCGTTTGGTGACTCTTCAGTCGAAGGAGAAAGCTGCAAGGCTGAAATCTCTCCGAGCGATGAACAAGACTGTGGAGAACATGCGTACCAAGATTGGAATGAAGAACAATGTGATCCGCAAGCTGCCCAAGAACTGCCCATACTAG